From the genome of Populus alba chromosome 10, ASM523922v2, whole genome shotgun sequence, one region includes:
- the LOC118046523 gene encoding uncharacterized protein produces the protein MAAESNTGFHREGTLPSALNRHAISFQSGAINSDCTTDMVPIGMGSYFGINTSTSSSLMLPGSFGLIGNNNSPGGSGSGGIIQAQAGNSSASSSLLLDSVPGLKHDAGLAVEWSVEEQYKLEEGLHKHADEPTILRYIKIAAMLRDKTVRDVALRCRWMMRKRRKAEDYNMGKMINNRKDKLVESSSKMNMAAALPQNMAAYPLMMHHMDQSEPLPFEGISGMARLLDQNAQAFRQISANLSIFKLQDNIDLLCHTRNNITAILNDMREMPGMSQMPPLPVSINEDLANSILPNTVQSMMFGSPSGIQRKQEPRC, from the exons atggCAGCAGAGTCTAACACAGGGTTTCACCGAGAGGGAACCTTACCTTCTGCACTTAATCGACACGCAATTTCGTTTCAATCAGGCGCTATAAACAGCGACTGCACAACGGATATGGTTCCCATTGGGATGGGGTCTTACTTTGGGATCAATACCAGTACTAGTAGTAGCTTGATGTTGCCTGGGAGTTTCGGCTTGATTGGTAATAATAACAGTCCTGGTGGTAGTGGAAGTGGTGGAATTATTCAAGCTCAAGCCGGAAATTCTTCTGCCTCATCTTCGTTACTTCTTGATTCCGTTCCTGGCTTAAAGCATGACGCTGGCTTGGCTGTTGAGTGGTCCGTCGAGGAGCAGTATAAACTCGAGGAAGGCCTTCACAA ACATGCCGATGAACCAACTATTCTGAGATACATAAAGATTGCAGCCATGCTCCGTGATAAAACTGTTCGTGATGTTGCGTTAAGGTGTAGGTGGATGATG agaaagagaaggaaagcaGAAGATTATAACATGGGAAAGATGATCAACAACAGGAAG GATAAGCTGGTGGAATCATCCTCGAAGATGAACATGGCTGCAGCTTTACCACAGAACATGGCTGCTTATCCTCTAATGATGCACCATATGGACCAAAGTGAACCTTTGCCTTTTGAAG GAATTAGTGGGATGGCTAGACTCTTGGACCAGAATGCCCAGGCTTTTAGGCAGATCTCAGCGAACCTTTCCATATTCAAG TTGCAGGATAACATTGACCTCCTTTGTCACACAAGGAACAATATCACTGCCATCCTGAATGA TATGAGAGAGATGCCTGGAATGAGTCAGATGCCACCACTACCTGTGTCCATTAACGAGGATCTTGCAAATAGTATATTGCCCAATACAGTTCAG TCAATGATGTTTGGCTCGCCCTCTGGAATCCAACGGAAGCAGGAGCCAAGGTGCTGA
- the LOC118046522 gene encoding uncharacterized protein isoform X1: protein MEELPVQTDAATLDKTAFVVLDMESLAQPSDRNNGSPKMTRALSRKWSYRAERWTGNEDEGIDEPAKKLLIKGSSQLDPLKQQLATNKALGPSLTTPGGPNLADPADGWNKRFNRLMAISPRKILFIFATMSSMGTLMLIYFTLAINRST from the exons ATGGAGGAGTTGCCCGTGCAG ACTGATGCTGCAACTTTGGATAAAACTGCTTTCGTTGTGTTGGACATGGAGAGTCTTGCACAGCCATCAGATAGGAACAATGGGAGCCCAAAAATGACA AGAGCACTGTCTCGAAAATGGTCTTACCGAGCAGAACGATGGACTGGTAATGAAGACGAAGGCATTGATGAACCAGCGAAGAAACTCCTCATAAAAG GGAGCTCTCAGCTGGATCCTTTGAAGCAGCAACTAGCCACCAATAAAGCACTCGGTCCCTCCCTAACAACCCCTGGCGGCCCTAATCTCGCAGACCCGGCCGACGGATGGAACAAGAGGTTTAACCGGTTAATGGCAATTAGTCCTCGGAAGATCCTTTTCATATTTGCAACCAT GTCCAGCATGGGCACACTGATGCTCATATACTTTACCCTCGCCATTAATAGAAGCACTTAA
- the LOC118046522 gene encoding uncharacterized protein isoform X3, with product MTDAATLDKTAFVVLDMESLAQPSDRNNGSPKMTRALSRKWSYRAERWTGNEDEGIDEPAKKLLIKGSSQLDPLKQQLATNKALGPSLTTPGGPNLADPADGWNKRFNRLMAISPRKILFIFATMSSMGTLMLIYFTLAINRST from the exons ATG ACTGATGCTGCAACTTTGGATAAAACTGCTTTCGTTGTGTTGGACATGGAGAGTCTTGCACAGCCATCAGATAGGAACAATGGGAGCCCAAAAATGACA AGAGCACTGTCTCGAAAATGGTCTTACCGAGCAGAACGATGGACTGGTAATGAAGACGAAGGCATTGATGAACCAGCGAAGAAACTCCTCATAAAAG GGAGCTCTCAGCTGGATCCTTTGAAGCAGCAACTAGCCACCAATAAAGCACTCGGTCCCTCCCTAACAACCCCTGGCGGCCCTAATCTCGCAGACCCGGCCGACGGATGGAACAAGAGGTTTAACCGGTTAATGGCAATTAGTCCTCGGAAGATCCTTTTCATATTTGCAACCAT GTCCAGCATGGGCACACTGATGCTCATATACTTTACCCTCGCCATTAATAGAAGCACTTAA
- the LOC118046522 gene encoding uncharacterized protein isoform X2: MGTATDAATLDKTAFVVLDMESLAQPSDRNNGSPKMTRALSRKWSYRAERWTGNEDEGIDEPAKKLLIKGSSQLDPLKQQLATNKALGPSLTTPGGPNLADPADGWNKRFNRLMAISPRKILFIFATMSSMGTLMLIYFTLAINRST; encoded by the exons ATGGGAACAGCG ACTGATGCTGCAACTTTGGATAAAACTGCTTTCGTTGTGTTGGACATGGAGAGTCTTGCACAGCCATCAGATAGGAACAATGGGAGCCCAAAAATGACA AGAGCACTGTCTCGAAAATGGTCTTACCGAGCAGAACGATGGACTGGTAATGAAGACGAAGGCATTGATGAACCAGCGAAGAAACTCCTCATAAAAG GGAGCTCTCAGCTGGATCCTTTGAAGCAGCAACTAGCCACCAATAAAGCACTCGGTCCCTCCCTAACAACCCCTGGCGGCCCTAATCTCGCAGACCCGGCCGACGGATGGAACAAGAGGTTTAACCGGTTAATGGCAATTAGTCCTCGGAAGATCCTTTTCATATTTGCAACCAT GTCCAGCATGGGCACACTGATGCTCATATACTTTACCCTCGCCATTAATAGAAGCACTTAA